One Capsicum annuum cultivar UCD-10X-F1 chromosome 2, UCD10Xv1.1, whole genome shotgun sequence genomic window carries:
- the LOC107858926 gene encoding putative pentatricopeptide repeat-containing protein At3g47840 has product MISIRLHLTRLVAISRSTYAGRGDFLALEKRNYHLMHQPHDFPKQSMLEINSHLKDLVKKGHLENARQVFDKMTERDEVSWTNMISGYVNASSSVKALSLFLEMRRDPTIKVDPFALSLAVKACGVIVNLKCGELLHGYSIKVGLVTSVFVGSSLVDMYMKAGKVLEGCVVFDEMPLRNVVSWTAVITGLVRAGYNEEGLVYFSEMWRDGIECDSYAYAIVLKACADMGCLNYGREMHTRIVKKGLDMSSYVANSLATMYNKCGKLNYGMCLFGRMRLRDVVSWTTVITTYVQTGQDRYGIQAFLGMKESSVTPNEYTFAAVVAACANLSRLDWGVQLHANVLRVGFLDSLSVSNSIVTMYSKCGQLDSASLIFHEMSRRDIVSWSTIIAGYAQGGCGEEALELLTWMRKEGPKPTEFALASVLSACGSMAILDQGKQLHAHVLIIGLDHTPLVLSALINMYSKCGSIAEASKIFNPAQNNDIVSWTAMIHGYAEHGYSQDAVNLFEKIPYAGLRPDSVTFIGVLIACSHAGLVDLAFHYFRLMKGEYKISLSKEHYGCMIDLLCRAGRIIDAENMIKNMPFEKDDVVWSTLLRGCRLHGDVECGRRAAEQILKLAPSCAVTHTTLSNIYASKGKWGEVAELRKLMRSKGVMKEPGWSWIKVKDQVSAFVAGDKKHPQNEDIYDILDLISSKAEFSFQSIANIVE; this is encoded by the coding sequence ATGATATCAATCAGGCTTCATCTGACAAGACTTGTTGCAATATCAAGATCTACCTATGCTGGACGGGGAGACTTTTTGGCTTTGGAGAAAAGAAACTATCATTTAATGCACCAACCCCATGATTTTCCTAAGCAGAGCATGCTAGAAATCAATTCCCACTTAAAGGATTTGGTTAAAAAAGGTCACTTGGAAAATGCACGgcaggtgtttgacaaaatgactGAAAGAGATGAGGTCTCATGGACCAACATGATTTCCGGTTACGTAAACGCTTCTAGTTCAGTAAAAGCATTGTCTTTATTCTTAGAAATGCGGCGTGATCCTACTATCAAAGTGGATCCTTTTGCTCTTAGCCTTGCTGTGAAGGCATGTGGGGTTATTGTGAATTTGAAGTGTGGGGAGTTATTACATGGGTATTCGATAAAAGTCGGTTTGGTTACTTCTGTTTTTGTGGGTAGTTCACTTGTTGACATGTACATGAAAGCTGGTAAAGTGTTGGAGGGTTGCGTAGTTTTTGACGAAATGCCTCTTAGGAATGTAGTTTCTTGGACTGCTGTTATAACCGGGCTTGTTCGTGCAGGTTACAATGAGGAAGGGTTGGTGTATTTTTCTGAAATGTGGAGAGATGGCATAGAATGTGATTCGTATGCTTATGCTATTGTGTTAAAAGCGTGTGCTGATATGGGGTGTCTGAATTATGGGAGGGAAATGCATACTAGGATTGTGAAGAAAGGCTTGGATATGAGCTCTTATGTGGCTAATAGTCTTGCTACAATGTACAATAAATGCGGGAAACTAAATTATGGTATGTGTTTGTTTGGAAGAATGAGGTTGCGAGATGTTGTCTCCTGGACTACAGTAATCACGACATATGTTCAAACTGGTCAAGACCGATATGGTATACAGGCATTCTTGGGAATGAAAGAATCGAGTGTGACTCCTAATGAATATACATTTGCTGCGGTTGTTGCTGCTTGTGCAAATCTTTCGAGACTAGACTGGGGTGTGCAACTGCATGCAAATGTTTTACGTGTAGGTTTTCTTGATTCTCTGTCTGTATCGAATTCAATTGTCACAATGTACTCGAAATGTGGACAGTTGGATTCGGCCTCACTCATATTTCATGAAATGAGTAGAAGAGACATTGTCTCTTGGAGCACAATTATTGCTGGGTATGCTCAGGGTGGTTGTGGTGAGGAAGCTTTAGAGCTTCTAACATGGATGAGAAAGGAAGGACCAAAGCCAACAGAATTTGCTCTTGCAAGTGTACTTAGTGCATGTGGTAGTATGGCAATCCTTGACCAGGGCAAGCAACTTCATGCTCATGTTCTTATCATTGGATTAGATCATACGCCTTTAGTACTGAGTGCTTTGATCAACATGTATTCAAAATGTGGAAGTATTGCAGAAGCCTCAAAGATATTTAATCCAGCACAAAATAATGACATTGTATCGTGGACAGCCATGATTCATGGGTATGCTGAACATGGATACAGCCAAGATGctgtaaatttatttgaaaaaattccTTATGCTGGTCTAAGACCAGATTCTGTGACCTTCATTGGCGTTCTAATCGCTTGTAGTCATGCTGGCCTTGTTGATCTAGCTTTTCACTATTTTAGATTGATGAAAGGGGAGTACAAAATAAGTTTGTCAAAGGAacattatggttgtatgattgaTCTTCTCTGTCGTGCTGGACGAATAATTGATGCCGAGAACATGATCAAAAATATGCCATTTGAAAAGGATGATGTTGTTTGGTCAACCTTACTTAGAGGCTGCAGGTTACATGGTGATGTTGAATGTGGAAGGCGTGCAGCTGAGCAAATTCTTAAACTTGCTCCAAGTTGTGCTGTGACTCACACTACTCTGTCTAACATTTATGCATCAAAGGGGAAGTGGGGAGAAGTAGCAGAACTGAGGAAGTTAATGAGATCGAAAGGTGTCATGAAGGAGCCTGGATGGTCTTGGATTAAGGTCAAGGATCAAGTTTCTGCATTTGTTGCTGGGGACAAAAAACATCCGCAAAATgaagatatttatgatattttggatCTTATATCCTCAAAAGCAGAATTTTCTTTTCAGAGTATTGCTAACATTGTAGAGTAG